The Methermicoccus shengliensis DSM 18856 nucleotide sequence CGCTCCCGCTGGTAGCAGTGGGTGACCTCCCTGAAGGAGGCGAGCTTCCTTCCCACCTCCTCCACCCTGTCATCCTCGACACACCACGCACACAGCGCATTTGCCATCATACCTATGTTGTAGTGGGCGATGGATGCCGCCACCCTCCTGATGTATCCCCTTTCCTTGAGCCTCCTTAGCCTCTCCAGCACCTCCTCCTCAGAGAGCCCCACCTGCTCTCCTATGACCCTGTATGGCCTGCTGCACACCAAAAGCCCCTGCTGGGCAGCCCTCAAAAGCTCTACGTCCTTCGCATCCATCTCAGAGCGACCTCAAAAACTCCAGTGAGGCTGCACCACTCTCCAGCGTGCGTGCCTCTATTATCATCGTGATGTTTCTCCCGAGCAGGCTGTCCATCACCGCCCCCCATT carries:
- the ahbB gene encoding siroheme decarboxylase subunit beta; translation: MDAKDVELLRAAQQGLLVCSRPYRVIGEQVGLSEEEVLERLRRLKERGYIRRVAASIAHYNIGMMANALCAWCVEDDRVEEVGRKLASFREVTHCYQRERADGWRYNVYTMVHARTREECLAIVSSLARKVNVEDYVVLFSTRELKKTGVRL